From Rhizobium sp. BT03, one genomic window encodes:
- a CDS encoding response regulator, giving the protein MNPVNILLVDDQPAKLLSYEVILEELQENLIKAQSAREAFEHLLRTEIAVILVDVCMPEQDGFELVGMIRQHPRYQNTPIIFVSAVMLAEPDRLRGYAVGAVDYVSVPIVPEVLRAKVRVFADLYRKTRELERLNTELEARVRQRTAELEASAAQLRELNEELEHRIDQRTREREEALAQLFEAQKLDTIGHLTGGVAHDFNNLLMAVLGSLGLLKKRLPADERSERLLTNAIQAAERGTALTQRLLAFARRQELKPQAVDFLRLFENVEDLLAKAVGPRIEIRKRIPADLAPLLVDSNQLELALLNLFVNARDALESGGAVTVAAAAAEDARPAGLAGGNYIRISVSDDGEGMDEATVARAAEPFFTTKGVGKGTGLGLSMVHGLAAQSGGSIQILSARDKGTTVSLWLPVAETFVKTQPAVEPPATEALNLVSRPLAILVVDDDALVRTGTVAMLEDLGHLPREASSASQALEFLADGRDCDLVITDHAMPGMTGAELARHLRSAFPGLPIILASGYAEFSEDHGLGRMLRMTKPFTQEQLQAAMDKALSGKVAAA; this is encoded by the coding sequence ATGAACCCCGTCAACATCCTCCTCGTCGACGACCAGCCCGCCAAGCTCTTGAGTTATGAGGTCATTCTCGAAGAACTGCAGGAAAACCTCATCAAGGCGCAATCCGCACGCGAAGCCTTCGAGCATCTGCTGCGCACCGAAATCGCCGTAATCCTCGTCGATGTCTGCATGCCCGAACAGGATGGCTTCGAACTGGTCGGCATGATCCGCCAGCACCCGCGCTATCAGAACACGCCGATCATCTTCGTTTCCGCGGTGATGCTGGCCGAACCCGACCGGCTGCGCGGTTATGCTGTCGGCGCCGTCGACTATGTCTCCGTGCCGATCGTGCCCGAAGTGCTGAGGGCCAAGGTCAGGGTCTTTGCCGATCTCTACAGGAAGACGCGGGAACTCGAACGGCTGAACACCGAACTGGAGGCGAGGGTTCGCCAGCGCACCGCCGAGCTCGAGGCTTCGGCCGCCCAGCTGCGGGAGCTCAACGAGGAGCTGGAGCACCGGATCGATCAAAGGACGCGCGAGCGCGAGGAGGCGCTGGCGCAATTGTTCGAGGCGCAGAAGCTCGACACGATCGGCCACCTGACGGGCGGGGTGGCGCATGACTTCAACAACCTTCTGATGGCGGTGCTCGGCAGCCTCGGCCTTCTGAAGAAGCGGCTTCCGGCGGATGAACGCAGCGAACGTCTGCTGACGAATGCGATCCAGGCGGCCGAGCGCGGCACGGCGCTGACCCAGCGCCTGCTTGCCTTCGCCCGCCGCCAGGAGCTGAAGCCCCAGGCGGTCGATTTCCTCAGGCTGTTCGAAAACGTCGAGGATCTTCTCGCCAAGGCGGTGGGGCCGCGCATCGAAATCCGCAAGCGCATTCCTGCGGATCTGGCGCCGCTTCTGGTGGACAGCAACCAGCTGGAACTGGCGCTGCTCAACCTGTTCGTCAATGCCCGCGACGCGCTCGAAAGCGGCGGCGCCGTGACGGTTGCCGCGGCAGCGGCCGAAGACGCTCGGCCGGCCGGTCTCGCCGGCGGCAATTACATCAGGATATCGGTGTCGGACGATGGCGAGGGCATGGATGAGGCAACGGTCGCTCGCGCTGCCGAACCGTTTTTCACCACCAAAGGGGTCGGCAAGGGCACCGGCCTCGGCCTGTCGATGGTTCATGGCCTGGCGGCGCAATCCGGCGGCTCGATCCAGATATTGAGCGCGAGGGACAAGGGCACGACCGTATCCCTGTGGCTGCCCGTCGCCGAGACCTTCGTCAAGACGCAGCCGGCGGTCGAACCTCCCGCAACGGAAGCCTTGAACCTGGTGTCACGGCCGCTCGCCATTCTCGTCGTCGACGACGATGCGCTTGTCCGGACGGGAACCGTGGCGATGCTGGAGGATCTCGGGCACCTGCCGCGGGAGGCGTCTTCCGCCTCGCAGGCCCTGGAATTCCTTGCCGACGGACGGGATTGCGATCTTGTCATTACCGATCATGCGATGCCCGGCATGACGGGTGCAGAGCTTGCACGCCACCTTCGTTCCGCCTTCCCGGGCCTGCCGATCATCCTCGCCTCGGGTTACGCCGAGTTTTCCGAAGACCACGGTCTCGGCCGGATGCTCAGGATGACCAAACCCTTCACCCAGGAACAGCTTCAGGCGGCGATGGACAAGGCACTCTCGGGCAAAGTCGCGGCGGCGTGA
- the treZ gene encoding malto-oligosyltrehalose trehalohydrolase, with amino-acid sequence MTFGPAVIEEGILFRLWAPLHDSVSLKIEGADPRPMQAADDGWHRCRVPNAHAGTRYCFVLPDGLEIPDPASRFQPQDVHGPSEVVDLSAYRWKTRDWTGRPWEEMVIYEMHIGCFTPEGTFTSAIERLDHLRELGVTALQIMPVSEFPGRYSWGYDGVLPYAPDSSYGPPEDFMALVDAAHQRGISVFLDVVYNHFGPDGNYIPSYAPLFTDHHKTPWGHGINYDGDGSRMIREFVIENAIYWITEFRLDGFRFDAVHAIKDESDEHLLHELARRVRAATGDRHVHLIVENEENDSELLKRDEKGEATLFTAQWNDDVHHLLHITATGETFGYYADYAGDAGKLGRALAEGFVFQGEHMAYRGASRGRPSSHLPPTAFISFIQNHDQIGNRALGDRVMASSPADAVKAVTSIYLLAPEIPMLFMGEEWGAEEPFPFFCDFDEKLNEKVRKGRREELSRLPGFDAADLLDPTAPSTFAAAKLDWSKRASSEILDFYRTLLDVRHRKIVPLLKGVTAGSAAYRSAGNAIAVDWSLAEGRHLHLRANLGNEAAALSSQRDGAETIFRVGGSDGCDLAPWAVIWSLSEA; translated from the coding sequence ATGACGTTCGGCCCCGCAGTCATTGAAGAGGGTATTCTATTTCGGCTCTGGGCTCCCCTGCATGATAGCGTGTCGTTGAAAATCGAGGGCGCCGATCCGCGGCCGATGCAGGCGGCGGACGATGGCTGGCATCGGTGCAGAGTTCCGAATGCCCATGCCGGTACGCGCTATTGCTTCGTTCTTCCCGACGGCCTCGAAATTCCCGATCCCGCCTCGCGGTTCCAGCCGCAGGATGTGCATGGTCCGAGCGAGGTGGTCGACCTCTCCGCCTATCGCTGGAAGACGCGCGACTGGACCGGCCGGCCCTGGGAAGAAATGGTCATCTACGAGATGCATATCGGCTGTTTCACGCCGGAAGGGACTTTCACCTCTGCGATCGAGCGGCTCGATCATCTCAGGGAGCTGGGCGTCACGGCGTTGCAGATCATGCCGGTCAGCGAATTTCCCGGCCGTTACAGCTGGGGTTATGACGGCGTGCTGCCCTATGCCCCTGACAGCAGCTACGGCCCGCCGGAGGACTTCATGGCGCTGGTGGACGCGGCCCATCAGCGCGGCATCTCGGTGTTTCTCGATGTGGTCTACAACCACTTCGGGCCTGACGGGAATTATATCCCTTCCTATGCGCCGCTTTTCACCGACCATCACAAGACGCCGTGGGGGCACGGCATCAACTATGACGGCGACGGATCGCGGATGATCCGTGAATTTGTCATTGAGAACGCCATCTACTGGATCACCGAATTCAGGCTCGACGGCTTCCGCTTCGATGCCGTTCACGCGATCAAGGATGAGAGCGACGAGCATCTGCTTCACGAGCTTGCCCGCCGCGTCAGGGCTGCGACCGGTGACCGGCATGTTCATCTGATCGTCGAAAACGAGGAGAATGACAGCGAGCTGCTGAAGCGTGACGAAAAAGGCGAAGCGACGCTGTTCACCGCCCAGTGGAACGACGACGTCCACCACCTGCTGCATATCACCGCCACTGGCGAAACCTTCGGCTATTATGCCGATTATGCCGGCGACGCCGGCAAGCTCGGCCGGGCACTGGCCGAAGGCTTCGTGTTCCAGGGCGAACATATGGCCTATCGGGGGGCAAGCCGCGGCAGGCCGAGCAGCCACCTGCCGCCGACGGCCTTTATTTCCTTCATCCAGAACCATGACCAGATCGGCAATCGGGCGCTCGGCGATCGTGTCATGGCTTCGAGCCCGGCCGACGCCGTCAAGGCGGTCACTTCAATCTATCTGCTGGCGCCGGAGATACCGATGCTGTTCATGGGTGAGGAATGGGGTGCGGAGGAGCCTTTCCCGTTCTTCTGCGATTTCGACGAGAAGCTGAACGAGAAGGTCAGGAAAGGCCGCCGCGAGGAGCTTTCGCGTCTGCCGGGCTTCGACGCCGCCGATCTTCTCGACCCGACGGCGCCATCGACCTTTGCTGCGGCCAAACTGGATTGGTCGAAACGCGCGTCCTCCGAGATACTCGATTTCTACAGAACACTGCTCGACGTCAGGCACCGGAAGATCGTTCCTTTGCTGAAAGGTGTGACGGCGGGAAGCGCGGCCTACCGTTCGGCGGGAAATGCGATCGCGGTGGATTGGAGCCTTGCGGAAGGCCGGCATCTTCATCTGCGCGCCAATCTCGGCAACGAGGCGGCGGCGCTCAGCTCGCAACGGGACGGCGCTGAGACGATATTCCGCGTCGGCGGAAGCGACGGCTGCGACCTGGCGCCCTGGGCGGTGATCTGGAGTCTGAGCGAGGCGTGA
- a CDS encoding type II toxin-antitoxin system ParD family antitoxin, which translates to MRSTQQMSITLPVEMAKRVKQRVSDGDYASESEVIREGLRALQERENAVEHWLRTEVVATYDAHKADPTRAKLLEEARKRLEARMDEIDREDD; encoded by the coding sequence ATGCGTTCGACACAACAGATGAGCATCACACTCCCGGTGGAAATGGCGAAGCGCGTCAAGCAGCGGGTGTCCGACGGTGATTACGCCTCGGAAAGCGAAGTCATACGCGAGGGCCTGCGAGCTTTGCAGGAACGCGAGAATGCTGTCGAGCACTGGCTGCGAACTGAAGTCGTGGCCACCTATGATGCCCATAAGGCCGACCCTACAAGGGCCAAGCTTCTCGAAGAAGCCCGGAAGCGGCTCGAAGCACGCATGGACGAAATCGATCGGGAAGACGACTGA
- a CDS encoding HAMP domain-containing protein: MSNQTSERARDNVAANSLNGHDHKTMAFDDASALLEVLVAVRRGDFSVRMRSDLTGVTGKIADALNDIIAGNQRMAQQLEHVGQVVGRDGRTSTRVRFGLSDGSWSEMEGSINGLIDDLLWPTTAVTRTITAVAKGDLLQTVPLDVDGRALKGEFLRSADIVNTMIKQLSVFTSEVTRVAREVGTDGKLGGQAQVPEVTGVWKDLTESVNSMASNLTAQVRNIAEVTIAVANGDLSKKITVDVRGEILQLKEAINTMVDQLRSFASEVTRVAREVGTEGKLGGQALVPGVAGTWKDLTDSVNAMCGNLTAQVRNIAQVTTAVARGDLSRKITVDVSGEILELKETINTMVDQLNGFAGEVTRVAREVGTEGRLGGQAQVPGVAGTWKDLTDNVNSMASNLTAQVRNIAEVSTAIANGDLSKKITVTVSGEILELKETINTMVDQLNAFASEVTRVAREVGTEGRLGGQANVRGVAGTWKDLTENVNSMGGNLTAQVRNIAEVSTAIANGDLSKKITVDVKGEILELKETINTMVDQLNAFASEVTRVAREVGTEGRLGGQANVRGVAGTWKDLTDSVNSMASNLTGQVRNIAEVATAVAQGDLSKKITVTVSGEILELKETINTMVDQLNGFAGEVTRVAREVGTEGRLGGQANVLGVAGTWKDLTDSVNSMAGNLTAQVRNIAEVSTAIANGDLSKKITVSVSGEILELKETLNTMVDQLNRFASEVTRVAREVGTEGKLGGQAQVPGVAGTWKDLTENVNSMASNLTGQVRNIAEVTTAVARGDLSRKITVDVKGEILELKNTINTMVDQLNAFAGEVTRVAREVGTEGKLGGQAQVSGVAGTWKDLTDSVNSMAGNLTAQVRNIAEVATAIANGDLSRKITVDVRGEILLLKDTLNTMVDQLRSFAGEVTRVAREVGTDGRLGGQAVVPGVAGTWKDLTDNVNLLAANLTTQVRNIAEVTTAVARGDLSRKITVDVKGEILELKNTINTMVDQLNAFAGEVTRVAREVGTEGKLGGQAQVPGVAGTWKDLTDTVNVMAANLTEQVRGIVKVVTAVANGDLKQNLTVASKGEVAALAETINNMTNTLATFADQVTTVAREVGVEGRLGGQANVPGTAGTWKDLTGNVNLLAANLTTQVRAIAEVATAVTKGDLTRSIKVDARGEVAELKDNINTMIDNLRLTTERNTEQDWLKTNLARFTNMLQGQRDLTLVGKMMLSELAPLVGAHQGVIYQVDADEEQPFLSLLSVYAQGVEAAHPLRLDFGQGLVGQCASDARRILVTDLPDNVVPISSGVFTTLPRSAIVLPVHFEGQVKAVIELASAGEFTELQLSFLDQLTTSIGIVLNSIEATMQTEGLLKQSQKLAAELQTQQRELQQTNEQLGQKAQQLEERNVEVEAKNQEIEQARRALEEKATELALTSKYKSEFLANMSHELRTPLNSILILGQQLGENPDGNLSGKQVEFAKTIHGAGTDLLNLISDILDLSKIESGTVSVDAEEIFVSNLLEVMARPFRHEAENRSLSFAVDVDADVTKSIITDSKRLQQILKNLLSNAFKFTAQGGVTLRVALAANGWSPDHPSLRHAPSVIAFEVVDTGIGIPPEKQRIIFEAFQQADASTSRKYGGTGLGLAISRELANLLGGEIQLRSTPGVGSTFVLYLPLTYVGAGAVAPKPAPSANVVEFAEAAASRRAEKPAEHVEDDRHRIVAGDSVLLVVEDDPHYARVLVDLARDNGFKVLVAMRGSDALALAQDYRPAAISLDIFLPDMLGWTVLSQLKQNSQTRHIPVQIISLDEDRQHGLTRGAFAFMSKPTTPEGLGKALSRLKAYAQPRRKHLLLVEDNEAERLSVTALLGHDDIDITSVGSGSEALAALRQDPPDCVVLDLSLPDMSGFEVLEQIRDDAEIGEVPVVVFTGRELSPEEDATLHSMARSVVVKGVESPERLLDETALFLHRVVADLPLAKQATLQELHSSDEDLVGETVLLVDDDARNIFALSSVLERRGMRVLTATTGSEAIDVINNEPSVAIVLMDIMMPGMDGYETMQVIRSEPRFRRLPILALTAKAMKGDREKCLEAGASDYLAKPVNTEQLLSALRMWLHR; encoded by the coding sequence GTGAGCAATCAAACCAGTGAACGTGCGCGCGATAATGTCGCCGCAAACAGCCTCAACGGCCACGACCACAAAACCATGGCGTTCGACGATGCCAGCGCGCTCCTCGAGGTCCTCGTCGCGGTCCGGCGCGGCGACTTTTCCGTGCGGATGCGGTCGGATCTGACCGGCGTCACCGGCAAGATCGCCGATGCCCTCAACGACATCATCGCCGGCAATCAGCGCATGGCGCAGCAGCTCGAACATGTCGGCCAGGTCGTCGGCCGGGACGGGCGAACGAGCACGCGGGTGCGCTTCGGCCTGTCCGATGGCTCCTGGTCGGAGATGGAAGGATCGATCAACGGCCTGATCGACGATCTGCTGTGGCCGACGACGGCCGTCACCCGCACGATCACCGCGGTCGCCAAGGGCGACCTGCTGCAGACCGTGCCGCTTGATGTCGACGGCCGGGCGCTCAAAGGCGAATTCCTCCGCTCGGCCGATATCGTCAACACGATGATCAAGCAACTGAGCGTCTTCACCTCCGAGGTCACGCGCGTCGCCCGCGAGGTCGGCACCGACGGCAAGCTCGGCGGCCAGGCGCAGGTGCCCGAAGTGACCGGCGTCTGGAAGGACTTGACCGAGAGCGTCAACTCGATGGCGTCGAACCTGACGGCGCAGGTGCGCAACATCGCTGAAGTGACGATCGCCGTCGCCAACGGCGACCTTTCCAAGAAGATCACCGTCGACGTGCGCGGCGAAATCCTGCAGCTCAAGGAAGCCATCAACACGATGGTCGACCAGCTGCGCTCCTTCGCTTCGGAAGTGACGCGCGTGGCCCGCGAGGTCGGCACCGAGGGCAAGCTCGGCGGCCAGGCCCTGGTGCCGGGTGTCGCCGGCACCTGGAAGGATCTGACCGACAGCGTCAATGCCATGTGCGGCAACCTGACAGCCCAGGTGCGCAACATCGCCCAGGTGACGACGGCCGTCGCCCGCGGCGACCTGTCGCGCAAGATCACCGTCGACGTCTCGGGCGAAATCCTGGAACTGAAGGAAACCATCAACACGATGGTCGACCAGCTCAACGGCTTTGCCGGCGAGGTGACGCGCGTGGCGCGTGAAGTCGGCACCGAAGGCCGGCTCGGCGGCCAGGCGCAGGTGCCGGGTGTTGCCGGTACCTGGAAAGACTTGACCGACAACGTCAATTCCATGGCCTCGAACCTCACCGCGCAGGTGCGAAACATCGCCGAGGTCTCGACCGCGATCGCCAATGGCGATCTGTCGAAGAAGATCACGGTGACGGTGTCGGGCGAAATTCTCGAACTGAAGGAGACCATCAACACGATGGTCGACCAGTTGAACGCCTTTGCCTCGGAAGTCACCCGCGTCGCCCGCGAAGTCGGCACCGAGGGCCGGCTCGGCGGCCAGGCCAATGTGCGCGGCGTCGCCGGCACCTGGAAGGATCTGACCGAGAACGTCAACTCGATGGGCGGCAACCTGACGGCGCAGGTGCGCAACATCGCCGAAGTCTCGACCGCGATCGCCAATGGCGACTTGTCGAAGAAGATCACCGTCGACGTGAAGGGCGAGATCCTGGAGCTGAAGGAAACCATCAATACGATGGTCGATCAGTTGAACGCCTTCGCCTCGGAAGTCACCCGCGTCGCACGCGAAGTCGGAACCGAGGGCCGGCTCGGCGGCCAGGCCAATGTGCGCGGCGTCGCCGGCACCTGGAAGGATCTGACCGACAGCGTCAATTCCATGGCTTCCAACCTGACGGGGCAGGTGCGCAACATCGCCGAAGTCGCGACCGCCGTCGCCCAGGGCGACCTTTCCAAGAAGATCACCGTCACCGTGTCAGGTGAAATCCTCGAGCTGAAGGAAACCATCAACACGATGGTCGATCAGTTGAACGGTTTTGCCGGTGAAGTCACGCGCGTGGCGCGCGAGGTCGGCACGGAAGGCCGGCTCGGCGGCCAGGCGAACGTGCTTGGCGTCGCCGGCACCTGGAAGGACCTGACCGACAGCGTCAATTCCATGGCGGGCAATCTGACGGCGCAGGTGCGCAACATCGCCGAGGTCTCGACCGCGATCGCCAATGGCGACCTGTCGAAGAAGATCACCGTGTCGGTCTCGGGCGAAATCCTGGAACTCAAGGAAACGCTGAACACCATGGTCGATCAGCTGAACCGCTTCGCCTCGGAAGTGACGCGCGTCGCCCGCGAAGTCGGCACCGAAGGCAAGCTCGGCGGTCAGGCGCAGGTGCCCGGCGTCGCCGGCACCTGGAAGGATCTCACCGAGAACGTCAATTCCATGGCCTCCAACCTGACCGGCCAGGTGCGCAACATCGCCGAAGTGACGACCGCCGTGGCGCGCGGCGACCTGTCGCGCAAGATCACTGTCGACGTGAAGGGCGAAATCCTCGAGCTGAAGAACACGATCAATACCATGGTGGACCAGCTCAACGCCTTTGCCGGCGAGGTGACGCGTGTCGCCCGCGAAGTCGGCACCGAAGGCAAGCTCGGCGGCCAGGCGCAGGTCTCCGGTGTTGCCGGCACCTGGAAGGACCTGACCGACAGCGTCAACTCGATGGCCGGCAACCTGACGGCGCAGGTGCGCAATATCGCCGAGGTGGCGACCGCGATCGCCAATGGCGACCTGTCGCGCAAGATCACCGTCGACGTGCGCGGCGAAATCCTGCTCTTGAAGGACACGCTGAACACCATGGTTGATCAGCTCCGCTCCTTCGCCGGCGAAGTGACGCGCGTGGCCCGCGAAGTCGGCACCGACGGCAGGCTCGGCGGTCAGGCCGTCGTTCCGGGCGTCGCCGGCACCTGGAAGGATTTGACCGACAACGTCAACCTGCTTGCCGCCAATCTGACGACCCAGGTGCGAAACATCGCCGAGGTGACGACCGCCGTGGCGCGCGGCGACCTGTCGCGCAAGATCACCGTCGACGTGAAGGGCGAAATCCTCGAACTGAAAAACACCATCAACACGATGGTGGACCAGCTCAACGCCTTTGCCGGCGAAGTGACGCGTGTGGCGCGCGAAGTCGGCACCGAAGGCAAGCTCGGCGGCCAGGCGCAGGTGCCTGGAGTGGCCGGCACCTGGAAGGACCTGACCGACACCGTCAACGTCATGGCCGCCAACCTGACCGAGCAGGTGCGCGGCATCGTCAAGGTGGTGACGGCGGTGGCGAACGGCGACCTCAAGCAGAACCTCACCGTCGCCTCGAAGGGCGAGGTGGCGGCGCTCGCCGAAACCATCAACAACATGACCAATACGCTGGCGACCTTCGCCGATCAGGTGACGACGGTGGCGCGCGAAGTGGGCGTCGAGGGCCGCCTTGGCGGCCAGGCGAATGTGCCGGGCACGGCCGGCACCTGGAAGGATCTCACCGGCAACGTCAATCTGCTGGCCGCCAACCTGACGACGCAGGTGCGCGCCATTGCCGAGGTGGCGACCGCCGTCACCAAGGGGGACCTGACGCGCTCGATCAAGGTCGATGCGCGCGGCGAAGTCGCCGAGCTCAAAGACAATATCAACACGATGATCGACAACCTGCGCCTGACCACCGAGCGCAACACCGAGCAGGACTGGCTGAAGACCAATCTGGCGCGCTTCACCAACATGCTGCAGGGCCAGCGCGACCTGACGCTGGTCGGCAAGATGATGCTGTCGGAGCTGGCGCCGCTCGTCGGCGCGCACCAGGGGGTGATCTACCAGGTCGATGCCGATGAGGAACAGCCGTTCCTGTCGCTGTTATCGGTCTATGCGCAAGGGGTCGAGGCGGCACATCCGCTGCGGCTCGATTTCGGCCAGGGACTTGTCGGCCAATGCGCCAGCGACGCCCGCCGGATTCTTGTCACCGACCTTCCCGACAATGTCGTTCCGATCAGCTCCGGCGTGTTCACCACCCTGCCGCGAAGCGCGATCGTGCTGCCGGTGCATTTCGAGGGGCAGGTGAAGGCGGTGATCGAGCTTGCCTCCGCCGGCGAATTCACCGAGCTGCAGCTGTCCTTCCTCGACCAGCTGACGACGTCGATCGGCATCGTCCTCAATTCGATCGAAGCGACGATGCAGACAGAAGGCCTGCTCAAGCAGTCGCAGAAACTCGCCGCCGAGCTGCAGACGCAGCAGCGCGAACTGCAGCAGACCAACGAGCAGCTCGGGCAGAAGGCGCAGCAGCTCGAAGAACGCAACGTCGAAGTCGAGGCGAAGAACCAGGAGATCGAGCAGGCCCGGCGCGCGCTGGAGGAGAAAGCGACCGAGCTGGCGCTGACATCGAAGTACAAGTCCGAATTCCTTGCCAACATGTCGCACGAGCTGCGCACGCCTTTGAATTCGATCCTCATCCTCGGCCAGCAGCTCGGCGAAAACCCCGACGGCAATCTGTCGGGCAAACAGGTCGAATTTGCCAAGACGATCCACGGCGCCGGGACCGATCTCCTGAACCTCATCAGCGATATCCTCGACCTGTCGAAGATCGAGTCCGGAACGGTCTCGGTCGATGCCGAGGAGATTTTCGTCAGCAATCTGCTCGAGGTGATGGCCCGGCCATTCCGGCACGAGGCCGAAAACCGCAGCCTGTCATTTGCGGTCGATGTCGACGCCGATGTCACGAAGAGCATCATCACCGATTCGAAGCGGCTGCAGCAGATCCTCAAGAACCTGCTGTCGAACGCCTTCAAATTCACCGCTCAGGGCGGCGTGACGCTTCGTGTCGCATTGGCGGCGAACGGCTGGTCGCCCGATCATCCGTCGCTCCGGCACGCGCCTTCGGTCATCGCCTTCGAAGTCGTCGACACCGGCATCGGCATTCCGCCGGAAAAACAACGCATCATCTTCGAGGCTTTCCAGCAGGCCGATGCCTCGACGAGCCGCAAATATGGCGGCACCGGCCTCGGCCTGGCGATCAGCCGCGAACTGGCAAACCTCTTGGGCGGCGAGATCCAGCTGCGCAGCACCCCTGGCGTCGGCAGCACCTTCGTCCTCTATCTGCCGCTCACCTATGTCGGTGCCGGCGCGGTTGCGCCGAAGCCCGCTCCATCGGCCAATGTCGTGGAATTCGCCGAGGCGGCCGCAAGCCGCCGAGCCGAAAAGCCTGCCGAACATGTCGAAGACGATCGCCATCGGATAGTGGCCGGCGATTCGGTGCTGCTGGTCGTCGAGGACGATCCGCATTACGCCCGCGTCCTGGTCGATCTCGCCCGCGACAACGGATTCAAGGTTCTGGTGGCGATGCGCGGCAGCGATGCGCTGGCACTCGCCCAGGACTACAGGCCGGCGGCGATTTCGCTCGACATCTTCCTGCCCGACATGCTCGGCTGGACGGTGCTGAGCCAGCTCAAGCAGAATTCGCAGACGCGGCATATCCCGGTACAGATCATCAGCCTCGACGAGGATCGTCAGCATGGGCTGACCCGCGGCGCCTTCGCTTTCATGAGCAAGCCGACGACGCCCGAGGGCCTCGGCAAGGCGCTGTCGCGCTTGAAAGCCTATGCCCAACCGCGCCGCAAACATCTGCTGCTGGTGGAAGACAACGAGGCCGAGCGGCTGAGCGTCACTGCCCTTCTCGGACATGACGACATCGACATCACCAGCGTCGGCTCCGGATCGGAAGCGCTTGCCGCCCTCAGACAAGATCCTCCGGATTGCGTGGTGCTCGATCTATCCCTTCCTGACATGTCCGGCTTCGAGGTGCTGGAGCAGATACGCGACGACGCCGAGATCGGCGAGGTGCCGGTGGTGGTGTTCACCGGGCGGGAGCTTTCGCCCGAGGAGGACGCGACGCTGCACAGCATGGCCCGAAGCGTTGTCGTCAAGGGCGTCGAGTCTCCGGAACGTCTTCTCGATGAGACCGCTCTGTTCCTGCACCGGGTCGTCGCCGACCTGCCGCTTGCAAAACAGGCGACCCTGCAGGAGTTGCACAGCTCGGATGAGGATCTCGTCGGCGAAACCGTGCTGCTCGTCGACGACGACGCCCGCAACATCTTCGCGCTGAGCAGCGTTCTCGAACGCCGGGGCATGCGGGTGCTGACCGCGACGACCGGCAGCGAGGCCATCGACGTCATCAACAACGAGCCTTCGGTGGCGATCGTGCTGATGGATATCATGATGCCTGGAATGGACGGTTACGAGACGATGCAGGTCATCCGTTCGGAGCCGCGGTTCCGGCGGCTGCCGATCCTGGCGCTGACGGCGAAGGCGATGAAGGGAGACCGCGAGAAATGCCTGGAAGCAGGCGCCTCCGATTACCTGGCGAAGCCGGTCAATACCGAACAGCTTCTGTCGGCCCTTCGCATGTGGCTGCACCGCTGA